TTGGTCTAGTTCCTAACTCCATCGAGTAGGGACATTGAATTTGGGTCATTGTTGGTTCGTCCCAATGAAAAagtacctctctttcttttcttcattgAGGAGGGGTCAACTACGATGAGTTTTCTCTGAGGGATGGCTAGGAAAGAGAACCTATACTCAATCTTGTTAATGGCGGACACTCAAAACATTTTACCAAAAAGCTGAGCACTAAGAGTTATCCATCTAGCTCGGTAACAAAGAATGAAGGAAACCAAGTTCCTCTACCCATTTAGCTCTACAATAAAGAATGAGGGAAACTAAGTTCCTCTACCTATTAAGAGAGTTGGGAAGGGTACAAATCAAGTGCAAAGAAGACATGAGCCATGGACATGGCTAAAGGGAGTCAGAACCTAGCTTGCAATGTGTTCTCATACATTGTTAGACTACCCCCAAAAGCTTGGGGGCCCTTAATCTCTTGGGGTACTCTACAAATAACCTTGTTGGGGAAGGTAATACTTTTTCACCAAGGCCTTTATGTCCCCCTCAGTCATGACTGAGCAAGCTTGAGTTAGATCCTTTTGTAAAGTAGCCAGTTTGGATATTTTATCCTCACCACTTGCTCAATTAGACATGCCTAGCTAAAAAATTTGTGGTGCCCAACTTAGTCAGGTAAGAAGACATCTCCCTTTTTAAGTCATCCACCTTGGGTCTTTTTAAAGGTTAATTGGAAGAATCAGAAAACGAGTCAGACCAGAAGACGAGTTAGACCAAGTGCCCAAGAAGAAGGCGACAaataaccaaacaaaaaaagcaaagaaaataatgagagaaATTAATTGAGCTGAACCGCATAGAAACTTTTTGCATGCTAAACAATTGAGAACTATCTAGGAATTAGGAGAAGAAAAGTAAAACATTTTTAGGGTAGGGAAGGGTCTTATATAGGTTGCAATTGTTCTAAATTTAGGTGGTCCAAAAGAAGGCACCACTATGActttaagttgaaaaataccACATGAGGGCGCAAGCTGCCAAAATGCGACTCCAAGTATTAATTGAGTAGTCATTGGAAGAAGAGAAACTATAACATTGAATGCCAAGCTTAGGATTATCAAATTGTGTTACTCCTCGAATCAAATAAGATAGGTTAGTTCACGGAGTGATAGGTAAGCTATGCGAGAACACCTGAAAGGTTGAAATTACTAAACTACCCTTGAAAGGGATGAATTACAACTTGTCACATGTCACCAGCCTAAGTAATAAGGCATTGACACATGTACCGTTAGCCAAGAAATGGCaagattaaactcccaaatcTCAATCCTAGAGAAGAGATAAGTCCACAAGATTTGACTTTCATAtctcaaatttagaaaatttgacATTTATCTAAGAGATTTGTTAGGCCAAATTCTTTGTTAGctcaaaatattcaaacttgGGAATCACAAAAATAACTCTAAATATCTTAACTCGCATCACCTATATAAGAGCTATGACCTAACACATAACTTATGGTGATTATTACATACTCGTTTCCACTAGCGGATTTAGGGGGGTAGGCACGAGCTTCAGCCCACTGAAGTCTAGCTGAAGCTCACCCTTTTCATCTCTTTGTCCTTTGCCCACTGCCCACATGCTCCTTAAATTCGCCTATGTGCGTTACCCATATCTTttactaacttaagtatcatagactaaattaagaaaatcaaCCCTATTTTTTCTTGCAGGTACTCATATCAAGGTAGGATTTGGTGCTCTGTTCCATCTATGATcatgtatattttatatttaatttatttgcgTGTGCAAGGAGAGTTTGCTATAATTTGTAAGGGTGTATAGCTTGCTTCAAGAAATGTTCCTGATTGAAATAGACTTGTAAAATTGAGGTTGTAGCTCCTATATCGAAGTTAAGTTCATATCTTCATAATTGAACTTTTAAACTTTTGCTTGAAGAGAAAAGATctaagggcctgtttgattggccatatttttcatgaaaaatgactatttttcatgtaaattttAGTTTAGGTGGTGTTTAATTAGCTATATTTTCTAGGTAATACAAATTCCAACTTTGGTTACGTGATGCCCATTTTCTCACTTTTGatggaaaacattttccaaGAAATGAACTCATCTCTCATGACCGCTCATTCCTCGAGTCTTTCTTCCATTTGACGCCTAATCCTCGAGTTCCCCTTGTTCGTCGCCATCTTTGTTGAATACAAGCTCCGAggattcatcatcttcatttaAGGTAAGGTTTCCCTTTCCCCTAGAAGTAGATTTGGAGCGAAAGAGGGATAGAGGCAGTGACGAAGTGATGCAACGATAGAGGGACAAAGGCAGTGatagagtgagtgagagagagagggggcaAGCGAGCAAGCGAGAGAGAGCTACAGTGAACGGCGGTGGCGGCGATGGGGGAGGCAGTGAGAAGAAATGGGtttgggggagagagagagatgtgcaGCGAAGATAGTAGCGACGACGATGGCCGTTGCAACGGGCGATGGGGGGAGGCAGGAAGGAGAAGTGGGtttgggggagagagagagatgtgcaGCGAAGATGGTAGCGATGGCGATGGCCGTTGCAACCGGCGATGGGGGGAGGCAGGAAGGAGAAGTAgatttgggagagagagagagagagagatggatgaGGGAGGCAGGAAGGAGACGAGTGCGTTTGGAGAGAGAAttacatagaaaaaaaaattgttgtcaAATACCTTCAATTGATAATTTTCATGTAAATAATTTCTAGACAATTAAATTGCctagaacttattttcttttcatgtaaGTTTTAtatttgcaatcaaacgcaccctaagatATAAAATCAAAACTTTATAGAAATTGAGTTGTGTgattgtgctttatttttttgtacttGCTTAATCATTTTATCAGCAAATCAcatatcaaaatcaaacttattAACACCAaaggtttttgaaaaaaaatcctTGAACTTTTGTAAAATGCAATTCATTCTCCCTCTGAGAGTATTTTTAgggtaaaatattaaatctcaTAGGTACTCTCTCATATTTTCTCAAACGTTaggaataattttataattatcttaaatCTCAAGATTATCATATGtagttttctctttctcttttttttttttttatgtttttgcaatttacactatattttatatacaaatataaaactAGTACTTGTACGCATCAGCGTGGGTCTTATGTTTggcattgaaaaaaataaaaaaagaatttattgtgaaaaatatatttagacgTAAAATATTGTAAAGCTTAAGAGGAGAGTCTAGAAGTGATTGTcgagatataaataaatatatagatgCCTCAAGTGGGGGGAGAGGGGGGACCTGGTTATGATACATGTTGATACATGTGTGGACATTTAACTCCTCGTATATAGGACATTTAACTCTTCATATATAGGTTAAGTGATCTGATGAATAATATATTGGTGTCAATCTAATGGATTATGAGTTCAATGCTCATCATATGTAAGAGTTAAAGGCTTAATCTgcgatttatcttttttaacataattaaaaatacaaatatcaaATACCACACAAATACAATTATCAAGTGCGAACATTTAATCTTTATAACAATCCCCCTCTTAACAAATGAATTTGTGTGTGCAATGcatcataaattacatcttcaATCTCTTTCATCCACGCTTCATTTAAGGGACATGACATCATCGCCATCTCCGCGTCAAGGCCCTAAACTCAAAAAAGACTCATTATTTCACCATCTTTTTACTATTTGAAATTTGCTTTCCTATTTTTCAACTTCCGCACCTTCCAAACAGGACTTTAGCCTTTAGGCGACCGACGTCATATGCAATCAATCTCTATCTCTCCCCCTCTGGAATCTATTATTTATGGGCGTTTAATATACGGTATTCGTACGCTGTATTTATACTGTTATAAATACGGCGTATAAAACCCGGGAAGCCGGAACAtaaaaaatgatagataatCAGCGTTTTCTGCTTATCTCCATTTCGGGGGAGTCTGCAGCCAATGCTCCCTCCTCTCGTTCTTCacctcgtcttcttcttcttctttttcttattctcgtacttctctcaatttctctcagATCCTCAAATCTCCCATTGTTCTAGTTTAGATCTGGCCCCTATTCTTCAGAACCCGGCTCGATTCGCGGGTTAGAGCTTCGGTTGGGACCATGAAACTGACCCAGAAGGATTCCGACAAGGTGATTTGGGATCAGATGAGAAGCCCATCGGGAACACCCATTGCCGTCGCGGCCTCCCCGAATCGGGCCCTGCCCAAGTTCATGGTCTGGATCATCCTCTTCGTCTCCGTCAGCTACGTCATCTACACTCTAAAGCTCGTCTCCTCCTCTTCCCGCTCCTGCGACGACGACCCCCTCTTCATCGCCACCAACAACCGCCTCGCTCTGCGCCTCTCGTTGCCCGTGAACGCCACGGAGCCCGCCCCCGATTCGGAGGAATCGACTGTCCGAAAGAATCTGGGTCAAACCCGAATCCACGACCCGACAGGCCTGGACCACATCGTGTTCGGCATTGCGGCGTCGGCCAAGCTCTGGGACCAGAGGAAGAACTACATCAAGCTGTGGTGGAAGCCGGGGCAAATGCGGGGCGTTGTGTGGCTGGACAGGCCGGTGGAGACCCAACCCGACGAGGACCTGCCCGAGGTCCGAATCTCGGGCAACACGACGCGGTTCAAGTACACGAACCGGCAGGGCCACCGGTCAGCGATTCGTATATCGCGGATCGTGTCGGAGACCTTCCGGCTGGGGATGGAGAACGTGCGGTGGTTCGTGATGGGCGACGACGACACCGTCTTCGTCACCGACAACCTGGTCAGGGTCCTCAACAAGTACGACCACAACCAGTACTACTACATTGGAAGCCTTTCGGAGAGCCACCTCCAGAACATCTATTTCTCGTACAACATGGCGTACGGCGGCGGCGGCTTCGCCATCAGCTACCCCTTGGCCAAAGCTCTGGAGAAAATGCAGGACCGGTGCATCCAGAGGTACCCGGGACTGTTCGCCTCCGACGATCGAATGCAGGCTTGTATGGCGGAACTCGGCGTCCCACTCACCAAAGAAGTGGGTTTCCACCAGGTTTGTTCATCGTCGACTCGCTCTCTGAACTCAGATAACTAGGGTTTTGTTACGGGTTTGCTATGTTTTGATTTTCCATTTTGGGcgttttatttctttcatttttgttgtgGTTTTGTCGCCTGGTTCCGCCGACGGTGCAGAGGAAACATCTCGacattttaattgttaattatgGAATGGGAAAGGTGATCGGTTTAGACGCAGTCAAAGTAGTAGTACCAGTGGCAGCAGTTTTTAGCAGTAGTGataaataacaacaacaacaacaataataataataataataatgttttacCATGAAATGGAAAGTTGTAAAGTTTACTGGGCCCAATTGGGCCTATAAAAACTCTCAAGGCCAACAGATCCATGAGCTGTTGTCGTACGTGCAGTGTGGGGGTCCACTCTGACCCTGGGCAGGTGACTCTTGCTGGAGCGTGAAGGGCACGTGCTTCTAATGATTGATTGCCGACGAAATGTTTTGGTGTCCCCTTAATTGCAGGGAAATGAAAATCTTAAGAAGGTTCTGGTTAAATCGAACTGTAACTCTGTATTGTAAGCTTggagaattttgagatttatttttttttgaaattaataggTATTATTATGAAATGCGTTCACTTCACTAGAACATGGGTGCTTTAGGTAGGCCTTTCATTGGTACATCTCCTTTGGTAATGAAATTTCCCTATTTGATTGCTACTTTCAGTATGATGTATATGGGAACCTCTTCGGGCTGCTGGCGGCGCACCCGGTGGCGCCATTGGTGTCGATGCACCATCTGGACGTGGTTGAGCCCATTTTCCCCAATGTGACGCGGGTTGAAGCCCTGCAGAGGTTTATAATTCCCATGAAGCTGGACTCAGCAGGCCTCATACAGCAATCCATTTGCTACGATAGCGAGAAGAAGTGGACCGTCTCTATCTCATGGGGTTTTGCGGTTCAAGTTTTCCGGGGCGTGCTGTCGCCCCGGGAAATCGAGATGCCTTCCAGGACCTTCTTGAATTGGTACAGAAGAGCCGATTACACGGCCTATGCGTTTAATACCCGGCCGGTAATGCGAAACACTTGCCAGAAGCCCTTTGTGTTCTACTTGTCAAAGGCGTGGTTGGATGCTTCCACGAACAGAACGGTGAGCCATTACGCTCGGCATCAGGTCCTCTATCCGGCGTGCAGATGGAAGATGCCGGATCCTGCAGACCTCGACAGGGTGGAGGTTTATAAGAAACCCGACCCTGATCTGTGGAATAGGGTGAGCGGTATCTCTTATTACTTCTCTGCTTTACTCTTCATGTCACTCTTGAGCATTGAGAATTACAAGTATATAACTTCATTATCATAAGTTAAAAAGAGTCGGAGTGGTTACATGAATTATATAGTATTTCAAACcaagtaatagaacttgcttCTTGGCAGTGGCTCAGTTCATTGCCCGCCCGCCCGTTGTTGAATTCTTTCTTGAGACTTAATTAGCTATTAGGTAGTTGTAATTAGCTAGCTTTATTATTAGGTTAAACTGAATCTGGGCTTGATttttccatttatatatatttattttttggttggcAGTCTCCTCGGAGAAACTGCTGTAGGATCGTGAACTCGAAGAGGAAAAGCATGGCGGTGGAGGTGGGGATGTGCGGGGAAGGCGAGATCAGCGAGATAGTACAGGCAACGAAGAGTCGTGGGAGGTAGGGCAAGcagcaggcaggcaggcaggcaggcgtCGTTTATTGTGGTAGGTTTGATTCAGTTTTGTTGGGTGGTTCCCATTCTTAATTAGCTCTAATTATGATGATTTCTTAATTTGTTAATCCACGAGGCATCGCGTTCAGATCCCTTCCTCCCTTGCCAATCCGCGATGGCCAACCGGTCAATTGTTTAGCCACAATGTTGTTGTATGTATTATGTAAACAATGTGATAAGAAGTTACAATGTATTCTAAAAAGAGCGTTCCAGTACACGAGCACGGTTTGTTCTAAATAAGATTGGGTTGCGAGCATCGTGGGCAAAGGATGATGAGGCTTGGCGTGGCGTGGGACTGGGAGGTGTCGATGTTGgtgctttattattattattattataggaaATGGTTGGTTTGGTAAAGAGTAGAGTTTACATGATGAGGCGGGtgatgcagagagagagagagagagagagagagagatggcgtCCTTGCAATGCATCATGCAAATCTATCTTCAAGTGCCTAGTCATTGCCTCGGTGGTCTGTTTGTTTGGTTATGCGTCCCCATCCTTCCTTGTTCCACGTCCACTTCCACTTCCATCTTTTTGAGTCAAAAAGTCAATGTTTAAGCACCCTTCTTTTATTGtcttgtttttaattattattaattaattacacaaTTTTCACAATTGGTTTTGCCTATGAGGAGGGCTAGTTATAAATGTCACTGTATAAAACACaaccggaaaaaaaaaaaaaaaaattccatagtAGGCTTGGGATTAAGGTGAGTTTGGATTTGATTACATCAAATTTGTTTGCTAAATTGATCCcattaaaattttggtttgtatAAATAAAACACTTTAGACTCAATACTGCACCAAAGATTTAAGGGGATGTTTAGTAcatgagaaaattttaaatttctaattgagaatttatatttttatatttggtataatttttttaaaaaaaaatttatgaaatatttttaattaactttttttacAAAAAGATTTTTATGGGATTGAGAATCTTGGATTCTCATATTTGGGAaagtttttaagaaataaaaagtgtATAACATCTCTTACTCTcttataatttcataatttttttttacgaATATCTTTGtcataacttatttattataaatatataaaattatatatacaaacatataaaatatgtgtatataaaaaaatgacgttttataatttcttaaaaagttgtaagtctcaatattttatatatagaaagaatttattatttttaaataaaaaaattaaataaaggtaattttagaaaaaaaaatcaatttttaagaatgttgtatttaaattaaatataagaatgtaagatttttagaaaaaaaatactcaatatttttgaaaatatttaaaactaaccaaatataaaattatataaattttgagaataattttttttaaaaatattcttaagaattataaattttaaaaatctaaaaatttctcCCATATGAAATGTTGGTTTAAGTTAAAACAACAATATTGAAGTTTCGAGACACCTGTCTCCTTCTTTATCATGTTTGACATTAAACTCAATTTAATGTAAGTTAAAACTCCATGTCAAATGAGAGTTATGTTTTGTAACACAATCCAGATGGGCCCATATTAATTAGGCACGTCAATAGTCTTTTTTTGGTCATATTAGAGTCTATTTGGTATTGCGATACTTTAAaatataggttttttttttttcaagttttaaaataataacgtcTGATAAAACACAAATTTGCTTAAAAGCAAAAGCAAGAAATTCCTTGCTTTTG
The Diospyros lotus cultivar Yz01 chromosome 12, ASM1463336v1, whole genome shotgun sequence DNA segment above includes these coding regions:
- the LOC127787222 gene encoding uncharacterized protein LOC127787222, with translation MKLTQKDSDKVIWDQMRSPSGTPIAVAASPNRALPKFMVWIILFVSVSYVIYTLKLVSSSSRSCDDDPLFIATNNRLALRLSLPVNATEPAPDSEESTVRKNLGQTRIHDPTGLDHIVFGIAASAKLWDQRKNYIKLWWKPGQMRGVVWLDRPVETQPDEDLPEVRISGNTTRFKYTNRQGHRSAIRISRIVSETFRLGMENVRWFVMGDDDTVFVTDNLVRVLNKYDHNQYYYIGSLSESHLQNIYFSYNMAYGGGGFAISYPLAKALEKMQDRCIQRYPGLFASDDRMQACMAELGVPLTKEVGFHQYDVYGNLFGLLAAHPVAPLVSMHHLDVVEPIFPNVTRVEALQRFIIPMKLDSAGLIQQSICYDSEKKWTVSISWGFAVQVFRGVLSPREIEMPSRTFLNWYRRADYTAYAFNTRPVMRNTCQKPFVFYLSKAWLDASTNRTVSHYARHQVLYPACRWKMPDPADLDRVEVYKKPDPDLWNRSPRRNCCRIVNSKRKSMAVEVGMCGEGEISEIVQATKSRGR